The following nucleotide sequence is from Tribolium castaneum strain GA2 chromosome 5, icTriCast1.1, whole genome shotgun sequence.
TAATtcgtaaaattttagaagaataataaaattcttttgaaaaaaaatgagataaaGCCTATTTATAAgaaccattttaaaaaaatcacgctagccttgaattttgagaattgacaattttgaaaattttaaaagactcttcaaaccttcggttatcgaatgcaaaaaacaTTATTCACTTATCGAAAAAggttcaagggctgtgatattttaaataaaccccagcaaatgaaaattttaacaaaaaaaatgacaaatgtcaagagctacgataaaaaaattaaagtccaTTCAGAATGAAAATCAATTGTCGAATTGTTTCAACGTTGGCAActccatttaaaattagtcGTCCAGGCTCCGTTCCTATGGCAATGTGGCAGGATTCCACCGTTCcaacataatttcaaaatttttaacactgacaattaatttcaaaaaaatgaggtttaccaacaacttgggtaaattttactcagtttgagAAAGTGaactcaaaaatgcaataaaaatttgtggttactatttaaaatttcaaagctttGCCAATTTCTCTTAGAACCGGAAGcttaaccattttgaaaataatttagttgaactctaactacattagaagttaaaacatttgtaatgtaggccctaaaagaatcacgctttataattttaagacaTGTTGTAATAACCACCATATTTTTATACTTGTGCcgattagattttttttagttttgagtACCATGTGAAGAGAGTTACAATATTTGCAACTACAATTTTATGTCccaattaaagaaattaactataaatttatcatttttggaGTCATGGTGTTTAGTTGTAATTAATGTTGCTAGAACTATAATTACGAGTATAGTATCACTCTtatcaagcattttttttcGTGTAAGTAGAAATTGTAAACGTTTGGTGAAAATAATGATTGATTTGTAATAATTGTATATTTTAGGTAAAACTAATCGCTAGATAGAAATCATATACAGTATAAGCAGTAAtgtctataaaaaaaatatcactgCAAATCCATTTGTCTATTAGGAGAGGCAACTAAAaacttttatataaaaaaaattctaactcaaagaGAATCCTCCCTTAAAAATGCCCACTTgcctaaattttgaaataacaaGCAACTGCATTCTTTATctgctttttattttccccCCATTACATCACTAAGTTTGTCCTAGTCTCGTAGTTGTCCATTccatgtgtttaaaaaaatagttttttaagaGATGGATTTTAATCCGATCCTCacgtcaaaaattatttttggtccATGTCTAGCATATGAAATACTCAGCTATGAAATACTTAGGTAGGTAGGTATAGCGTTGTATAAgcagtattatttttttagcaaatctaaattaaaaatacataaccACTAAGCATTTAAATTAGTATTTGACGCAGCATTTGCAATATTTTACttagaaaataactattaattatttacgcagcagtttattaatattccttaataaacaacaaacaaTCTTGTGCATTgtacaaacacaaaaacatttctgTTTGACACACAAAtatgaattaataataatttcctgCAGCATTAGGAACCTCAACCCGAAACCCAACTCGTAAATAAACAGTGGAATAATGAAGCGTAGAAACACAAAAGTATTTGAAAGAAGTTCATTGCAGTATCTCCTTACTACGTCTAGTCTCAACAGTTTTAAATACTTAGAAAGCGAGAGAAGATTCTTACCAATGTAATTTCgttcttaatatttttcttcttaaagaaaaattgtagTTTTATATGGATTTGGGTGAATTTACTCTTAGTAGGACtttcaattattttgcttAACACACTATGGGAGCAACTGACCGCGAACCCGACTGTCACATATTTAGAAAGTGCGACTTTTCCAGTCTCAGAGGTGCCATTTCCTGCGATTGGTGTCTGTAATCTTAATAAAATCAGCAGGAGGAAAGTTACAACTCTTGCCACATTTCTGTATGTTGTCAgtattgtaataatttaaagcTTAAAACTGTGCTTAAAGTTCGAAAAACACCCGTTATGATATCGAAACTATAAAGGagtatatgcaagcgcttggCAGTTTTTACGATTTTGACCACACCAAAACCCCAAAATTATTAACACTTCAGAAAATCCTGGAACAGTTTCCCCAAATTGAACATTTTAGGCCTGGTAATCTTATCAAATGGGTGCGTACATAAATCGATACTgcaaaacaagtaaaaataaattgcagcTTGCTCCGTCCTGTGATGATTTAATAATCAACTGCAGTTGGAAAAATGAGCAAAGGAACTGCAGCGAGCTCTTCCAGCAAAGGTTATCCTTCGAAGGCTCCTGCTGCATGTTTAATTACGTTAAAAACACCGttgaaaagtaataacaaACCTGTGAAATTATTAATCTCGCTTTTTATTTCAGTATCAGTGATAATTTCCGTAATAGAAAGATAATGTCTGGAGACGCGGGGATAAACTACGGTCTTACCATTGAGCTAAATAACCAAATTGATGATTATTTTTACACACAACATGCTTCTTTGGGCGCTAACGTATCTAATGATCAAAAtgaatttacaaataaataaaattttcagataCACATTTTCAATCCTGACGATTATCCGGACAAAAATAGTGGCGGATTAACTGAACAACTCGTCGGATTGTCCAGGGAATTTTATATGCAACTTGAAACGATTGGCTTTCGGTCGGTTCCAGAGGTCATTGATTATTCAGTTGATAAGGTTTGATGCTCTCActtttaacaattataatatgcgcatatacagagtgtatcagaaatatttgagaaaatctaaacaggtaacagagctcagcaaataaaacatttttttatttgtaatttttcaataaaagtttccacaatttacttaaattttgaaaaagataacatactgaaacgtgtacccgcctaagggttttttgttgtgattgaaacaaacaatttaaacaatttgaaacaacaatgaaaattgctACTGAGTTCCTactgaatgtcaattttcgaaattttgtttcatatacgtccgttgaaatgtgtaaaaaaacaaactgggatagaaatcagtggtgttacacttCAAATTTCGCGAAAAATCATAtaactttgttaaaaaatatttccatttttcgtcgactaaatgcgtttagaaatggtttagactggcagtcgtcgtcaattcactagttttttttgtgcTATAAACTCTAAACTCTAATTTTACGAGTAAAAGAGATTTCTTTGTGAGTATAAGAATTTTACGTTAGactcttcatcataaacatttttctcttaactttaagaaatggtaatcatcgatgaaaaagagagaaattgaacctttcctgccaagttttacgtttattattaacaaacaTTTGGAAAAGTGAATTGTccaaataatgttatgtacaaaatctatgagattttgggaatttgtctatgcatttacaaaatacgtaggtacttgaacccaaaattgggtctaatttttaggaaagttaAACCTGTCGCTGGttggccgcctttagcatctacgtgaactttagattctgtttcaaattataaagtaattggaattcacgattttgttacgtttttcacacGAGAAGACCTTCACTATCATTatttgggaaatttaaaaagacgacgggaaatatgaagggttcttgatgaccaatttttaggactagatgtttaactaaaaattgtgactgaaagaaaagcatttttagcacTGAAGTATGTTctaagttatgtatttaatattaaaatgaatatcgaaaaatttcagatatgtgaacattaatatcTGCAGAtattcatttttctttttttttgagtaatctTAAAATTCCTAagtcattttatgcatttgacaaaaattataaccttgaaattattttcgacataaatctctgacataagttactaacaaaaattttaataaaaaccgatggaaacaaaattggctcggtttgacgttcAATGTCCCAACTttcccaataaaggaactctagtTTGCATAAGAGAAAggagaaaaacagtgaaaataaaaaataaaaaataaaaattttgcaaaacttatgtataaaagttgttttatttaatgaattttattacgtggttcaattaacacacgtatttctgatacaaatagaaaaagtattatatttgttgagctctgttacctgttaaaattaacaaacgtATTTCTGATCTACCCGGTGTACCCGGTATAcctaagtaaatttttgtttattaagaCACACTTTATATACTAAATAGGGAAGTTGTAAACGATCTATTTCACTATTAGTTAAAAACGCCTTACTTACTCGTAATGTAAcgaaaacacttttttcttttttgttttggaatCTTCACATATTATGAATTCATGTAAACttagtttgaaaatattgaagcacaataaatattaatttataaaatgttgaGGACTGATTAGACCTGGCGGTATTTTTTGgtagtttttacaaaaaaatacaaacaattttaatgttatccagaaaacaacaattttgccaaaatatgCTGAACATAACTGTTTGCCAAAATATACATCCGAATCTGCAAATATGCAAATATCTATGAAATACACCAGTGGCGCACGCAGAGTTTGTTTGGAGGGGGCCAAAAATGTTATGCTTTAAATATATTGCATGATAAAAAGATATGTATTTCAaactaaaacaattaaattgttacacacaaaaaaataaaatttataataaaatttaaaaatttgcaataaaaaattcttcaaaaagtATAATGtttaaacgtctttttcttgAACTCaaagtatttataataaatataataattacagtCACCGTAATAACTACACTTGAACTACTTGTATTATTTGTAATACTACTGCTAGTTGTAGTTGTAGTACTAGTTGTTGGCTTCATATTATCTTGTTATAAAATCAAGCAGATAAGTAGAATGTTTTCTGATTTCCGTTTTTCTGCCATATTTCTAAATacgaaaacaattttgttttagatttacctatttctaatcttaataAGAGTATCTtgtcttaaaaaatgaaaaaaaaaatgactttaTACAAATAAACTCACATAAAATAGTAAGATTCACGGGCTAAATGTTTAACAGCTAGACGGATAAATTTTGCagcaagtttaaaaaaaacaacacaaaacaTGTCTTTGAGTATTTCTCGGGATAACAAAAACCGGAACCGGTTACGTACCTAAGCAACGCATATgttcctttttttattttttttataaacaaatttaaaattaaaggcaCTAATTAGCTTGGAGAGCCCCTTAGCCCTCTTCCTGCGTACGCCACTGAAATACACTCACCAACAAAATTATCGCATCACTTACGTCCGGTTTATAAAAAgtttcatcaaattttaattcgttgttaaaagttaacaacgcgaatagaccaatTAAATTGGCTCAGTTTCGTCACGTGATTTGTTAAAcacacatttaattgcgaattaaattaatgacgtttctataaaccggtcctaaaaTTGCAAGATTTTGAGCCTTAAGAGTTTGAAAATAGAACTGAAATTGATGATGTAAGGTAGTACCATTCTCATGTAACTTCGACAGctatcagtttttttaaaacaattggtATAGATTCATGGCTAGctaattaaatgttaaattatcaaaatcacAAGCCACGAAAAGGGAGGTAGTTATCTATGTTCAAGGAGGTAATATGATTGCCTCCGAATGCCAAACTTGCCTCAGTAGACCATATCTAAGCCAAAAAAAACtggttattttaaattgcagCAATGGTCATGATGACTCAAAATCTAACATGAAAGTTGCAGTGACGGCCAAATCTGGAGCAAGTACACAAAGGGAATTCGAAGACTCATTTAAAGGACATTTGACGAAACAATATTGTCTTgtgcggataaaatttttcgacttataatACGCTCTGTATTCATATTTTATCGTGTATGACTGCACATTTTTGGTTCGCTGTTTGTCGATTAAGCGTAATTCTATGGCTCATTAAGCGATTCCCTGAATTATCGAATGTGGCTTTGACACTGTTTTTGTACGCATCATGTGATCATTTAAATTCATAATTAGAGTAGGCTTTATTACTTTTTGAACTTGCATGAAAACTCTGATTATCATAATTAATCAAGCTGAAGagtcaaataataaagtttcgAACGATAATATTCAAttagaatatattttttccttCAGTCTGCACTAATTTATCAAACACAAAGACAAAAAACCgcctactctaattataaattcaaatgatcgcATACGATCGTATACCAGGCGTTATAAATACAAAACGgttaatttaactttaaagaaaaatataccCTTTAAGTGCGAAAAACGTATCAAAAAGCGTAAGTTTTTAATATAGAAAAGAGAAAAGCTGaacttaaatgaaaaataaagtttctttacgtttatttatgttaaaacatatttgtttaataatctTTACCAAAAAAGTGATCGAATTTGTTTGAtgttaaaatgattaaaattatagtttcttaactttttttgagCAGGGTATTTGCACAACTATCAATTATGATTGTCatcaacaattttaaattaatttgctctcatattaaaaaatcaaaaacaattttacttttgggAATTCACTATTCCTAAAATCCGTTTAACTATATTGCTTTTATACAGTGTTATCCTAAATTCCTAGAGAATccacttaaataaaatttctatttcctttcattcatttatttacagaaatTCCCTAAATCTTTAAGGGGATTATATAGACAGCCTACGGTCCTTCTTATGGATGTTCTTATGGAAAATTGGAATATCGGATTAAACCTTATAACCTTATTAAccaatatttttgagaaatttgaaATTCGAATGAAATTCACTTTTggcttttttttataatcaatacCTTGTACTTTAATTGTTGACGTTACTCATATTGTTTGTaggtttagtttaattcaactaagtagttaattaattaatttttgcttatttgttttaatctaagcattaaattttgccggtgagtgaaaaaaaatcatataatcCGCTCTTTAATTATGAGGTGTCTcacaattagtattttttcaGCGAATGTGTTACTTCGAGTTTGAGAAAACCACCGCATTCGGTCTTTATTCCGAAAGCGACTGTTTAGTAGACTGCAGAATCAAAAGTATGATCGGATTGTGTGGTTGTGTGCCTTTTATGATCCCGCAAAATCGATCCCGAGTTTGTGGTTTTTCAGACATGCACTGCCTTAACAAATTCCGAAGTATTTATTTGACTATTTATTGACACACACAAAACCTTTCTCTTTTAGATAAATGGGAATCTTTAGCTCCTCCAGACGGTTTTCAGGAAGCATCACTACTTCGAGAAGCTCATCATTCTCTCAGATGTGAGCGATGTTATCCAGTTTGTGAGAGTTTCTTGTATAATATGGCCACAAATAATGAGTTTTTCCCGTAAGACATAACCAGACATAAAACATATCTAGTTATTTGTTCGTAGTTCATTTGGAAATAACAGTCTTCTACATATTTATTACGTTGACCGTTTCTCAACAATTTACAAACAAGACATTCAAAACTACTGGTTTGAGATAATAAGTAAGTGAAACGTTTCAAAACTCgccaaaagtgaaaaatttcaGGCAAACTTGGAAGCTTGTTTGGGCTTATGTTAGGCGCCAGTTTGGTAAGCTTGTTAGAAATCATCGTTTCGTTAGCACACAAAGCTTACAAACTTTTTGAAGAAACTAAATTTGACGATGACTTTTGTGAATGTTGTATTTggacaatttaaataaaacacttccacaataagttgtaaattttttattaagaaaatggCAGTCTACTCCTCCTTATTAAAGGCTGATTGTAAAATACGTGCAAGAATGAGTTGGAAATATGTCCAACCATTCGCAAAAAGGCGTCGATTCGAAACTGCACGTCCTCGATTAGAGGAAACGGTGAATACATCACGTCTCGATCGCTGTCGCTTGACTGCGGTAATTCCCCCAAATATTCCCTTGTCTTGTTCATGTAAACGTACATGTAGCAAGACGGTGTTGAACTGATTGTGTGCACTTTATGAAACACTTCAAC
It contains:
- the LOC107397948 gene encoding pickpocket protein 28, with the translated sequence MGATDREPDCHIFRNSKNTRYDIETIKEYMQALGSFYDFDHTKTPKLLTLQKILEQFPQIEHFRPGNLIKWLAPSCDDLIINCSWKNEQRNCSELFQQRLSFEGSCCMFNYVKNTVENISDNFRNRKIMSGDAGINYGLTIELNNQIDDYFYTQHASLGANIHIFNPDDYPDKNSGGLTEQLVGLSREFYMQLETIGFRSVPEVIDYSVDKRMCYFEFEKTTAFGLYSESDCLVDCRIKSMIGLCGCVPFMIPQNRSRVCGFSDMHCLNKFRNKWESLAPPDGFQEASLLREAHHSLRCERCYPVCESFLYNMATNNEFFPSFGNNSLLHIYYVDRFSTIYKQDIQNYWFEIISKLGSLFGLMLGASLVSLLEIIVSLAHKAYKLFEETKFDDDFCECCIWTI